A window of Streptomyces sp. NBC_01224 genomic DNA:
ACGGGGCAAGCTGCCGCATCGTCAAGTTCGTTCGCCAGTAGGCCGTGACCAGCAAGACGCGGTCCTCAAGCGACAGGCTCCACGGGCGACCGGGATGCGGGTCGGTGGCCTGCTCGCGCCGTATCGCGGTCACCAACTCGCTAAAGCGGCGCGGGCTCAGCCCGGTGAAGGGAGCTATCCAGGACGGCGCCGACGCCGTGATCACACCAGCCACACCGTGATCGTTCCACCCCAGGAAGCACGCCGAGCGAGTGCCCTTCGTGCAAGGGTCAGTGGCCAACGGTGCTGTGCCTGCCGATGTGGCCAGTCCAGAATGTTGTCGTGGCCGAAGACGAACAGAGCGGCATAGAACCGTGTTCATTCCTGATGTGCGCGACGGAGGTGGCTCGGCTGCTGGGTGTCGAAGACGTCGCCATCAAGCCGAAGGACCGGCATGCCCGCCACCTCGCCCATGCGGTGCGTAAGCCACTGCTCGAACGTGCAAGTCTGCCCGCGGAGTTGTTCTCCCCGTTGATGGCGGCAGCCGTATACGACCCAGATCCCAGCTTCTGCCGCTGGTTCGTCGAGCCAGCGGTCTACGCATTCGGACGCCGCCGTGTGATGGCAGCATTGGTCGACTATCTACGGATCGGCACGGATGCCGAGCGAGCGGGTGCCGTGCGGGCCTGGTACTGCGCCCATGTGCCTTTGCATGCAGATCGGTCCCCAGCGTACGGACCCGGTGGGGTACGTGATCCCGCTCTGGACGAGTCGCAAGACATCAAGGACACCTGGCTGGAGGCCTCAATGCGGGTGTTCGCCGAGGCCACCGATCTGCGGATGCGCCACCGTGTCCTGCTGGGCCTGCCGACCTCCCGCGCGGCATACCCGCCACGCCTGCACAAATTACTTGAAAGTACACTCGCGTCCGCCCAGGCCCATCCCGACCAGCACATCCGTCGATGGGCCGCCGCAGCAGACCACGACGCAGTCTGAGCCCGGCTGTCACCCCCCGGCAGTTACGGGACAGCCGTTGGCAATCGTCCGTGAATCTACCTGTGGGGGCGCACAACATGGACCACGATCGCCGGTTAGCCAAACCGGCGATCGTGACGACCACTGAGGGTGTTCGCAGCGGCTGTGCTTGGCGGTGAAGCCGTTCGAACACTACGGCCCTTCATGTCGGCGCCTTGCAGCCCCGCAATTGACAGGGGGATTGCGGCCGGTCCATCGATGGCGGTGGTGGCGAGCGTGGTCGGAATCGAAAACCGCGCTGCCATGCCACCACCCAAGACGTCGGCCCATCCCGGTTCACCGTCAGCGACGTCATGGCACCAGCGGAAGGCCAGCGCAGTAGGAGGAATTCCGGTAGGACGTTTCAATGCTGTCCCCTGACCTGGAAGCGCTTCCGCACCCCCTTGGCCGCCGCGTCGGCCGCCATGACCGTGAGGCAGTCGTGGGCGAGCATGGCCAGGGCGATGTGCCGGTACCAGCCGATATAGCGGCGAACCTCGTACTGGTCCAGGCCGCACGCGTTCTTCGCCGCCTGGAAGTGGCGCCGACCGCCCCCCTCCACCGAGCTGGCCAGACTGCTCGGCACCACCCGTGCCGGGCTGCTCGCGGCGCTGGCGCGACCGGCTTCCACCGCACAGCTCGCGGCAGGCCACTTCCTCAGTCCCGCCACGGTGTCGTACCACCTGGGCGTGCTGCACCAAGCGGGTCTCGTCGCCCGCGCCCGGTCCGCGGTTCACCGGGCCCCGTGCGGCGCGGTCCGTGCCTCCGCCGTCAGCCGGGTGGACCGGTAAAGGTCGCGGGGCGCCCGTGCCCGGTACAAGCATGGATCATGACCGACGCATCGAGCAGCTCCCCCCGGGGACCGGAATACGACGATCGCCACGCCCGTGCCGCGGGTGACGTGCACGCGCCGAAACCGCACCCGGGCTACATGGAGCCACCCTTCGAGGGGTTCCTGCACCGCCTCTCCCGCACCGCCTGGCAGGTCGTCCTGATCACCGGCATCGCCTCCCTGGTCCTTGGGATCGTGATCCTGGCCTGGCCGGGCCCGTCCCTGCTCGTCGCCGGGATCCTCTTCGGCATCTACCTCATTCTCAGTGGCGCGCTCCAACTGGCGGCCGCCTTCGGCACGCACAGGGCGACCTCGCTGCGTGTCCTGGCCTTCATCAGCGGCGCCCTGTCGATCCTTCTGGGCCTGTTCTGCTTCCGGGGCAGGTTGGAGTCGATCCTGCTGCTCGCGTTGTGGATCGGCATCGGCTGGCTGATCCGCGGGATCACCCATACTCTGGCCGCCGTTCACGACCCCACCATGCCCGCGCGCGGCTGGCAGACCATCCTCGGCGTCGTCACCTTCATCGCGGGGATCGTGCTGATCACCTCGCCGTTCACCTCAATCGCCGTGCTCACCCTGGTCGCCGGCTGGTGGCTGGTAGTGGTCGGCATCGTCGAGTGCGTAACGGCGCTCCGGCTCCACGGCCGTGCACAGCGGATCCCGCGCACGGCATGAACCCCGTGCAGTGCGTCAACTTCGTGCCGCACAGGTAGCCCGAGAGGGCGGTTTTCGGGGTCGACACGCTGAATGGCGCGTGCGTCGCCGGCAGATGCCCCCTTGCGAGCCCAACCCCACGGCACCCACGCACCGCTCGTCGGTATGCCTGGCTGCGGGTGCTCCTGGCGCTCGTCGCGCTGCTGCTCGCGGCCGGTGCGCACGCGGAGGCGGTGGAGGGCGAGTCCGCCGCGGTGCCCACGGCTCAGGTGTGCGACGCGGAGTACGACGCGCCCGCCACGGCACTTCGCCGGGCCCTCCGGGACACCGCACCCTCGTACTGCTGCGGCGGCGGTCGTCCACCCATGACTCCGTTGTGCGGGACCCCTGGTCGAGTCCGGCCGCCCAGGGCGCCGGGGTGCGCAGCAACTCGGCCGCGGCCTGGGCCGACGTCGTACGCGACCAGCACCAGCTCGCCGCCGAGGCCGGCGGAGACGTGGCGGAAGCCGATGACACGATCCGTGTCGGCAGGGAAGCGGCCGCAGTCACCGCCGACCACGGCCCCGACCGAGCGGGCTGCCTGATCAACCTGGGCGTCGCCCTGCGGATGAGGTTCGAGCACGCCGGACGGCAAGCAGATCTCGACGAAGCAGTGTTCGTGTACGCAAGGGCGTGGGAGTCCGGTTCGGCGGCGCCTTCCGTGCGGATGCGCGCGGTTCGGGCGGCGGCCCAGCTGCTGGCGCTGTCGGAGGCCGGACGCGCACGGGCGGCGGACCTGTTGGAGGCGGCGGTGCGGCTGCTGCCTGAGGCGGCCCCACGTCAGTTGGCTTGTGGCGACCAGCAGTACGCGCTCGGCGGTTTCGCTGGACTGGCCGGTGATGCCGCCGCCCTGGTCCTCGCCGCCCCCGGAAGGAAACAACAGGAGCGCGCGGACCAGGCGTTGCGGTTGCTGGAGGCGGGGCGAGCGGTATTGCTGGGCCAGGTACTGGACACCCGGAGCGATGTCACTGTCCTCCACGAGCAGCACCCGGAGATGGCCGCGCTGCCCATCTCGGTGAACTCCTCGCTGCCTGCCTCGAGATGACCGCACTGGCCCAGCTCGTTTGCCACTTCGCCCAGCTCACGGCCGAGCGCCGCGGAACGGACCTCGACTCCTGGATCAAGCAGGTACGCGTGGCCGGTCTGCCCGAGCTGGACGCCTTCCTCAACGGCCTCGACCAGGATCGTGACGCCGCCGTCGCCGGGCTCACCCTTCCCTGCAGCAACGGCCCCACCGAGGGCGTCAACACCAAGACCAAGGCCAAGACCAAGATGACCAAACGGCAGATGTACGGCAGGGCAGGCTTCAGCCTCCTCCGTCACCGCATCCTCTTGGCATAACCTCCCGCACGTCACCACCGAAAGTGCGACAGAGTCGTTCATTTGACAGACCCGGTTCCGGCGTGCCGGGCACGGCCAAGGAATCTGGGCTTCCTGTTGTGGGCATTCATGATTCTCCTGTGATTCATATCACAGGATGTGATCGACTGGGTCTGTGCAATGATTCACCGGTGCCGGAAAAGATCCGGCTGCGTCACGATGAAATCGCAATAACTTCTCCCTGGCTCGGCAAGTCGTAACACTGGAGACGACGCATGCCCACGATGGTGGTTATTGGATATCGGGATGATCTTGACGAGGCGTTACGGCGTCGGGGTGTAGATCCCTTCTATATCGTTCCGGCTCCGGTCATCTCGCCGGAGAAGGTGACATTTCGCCGTGTCGCCGACATGGAGAACGTCCAGGAAGTTCTCCGCTCAGTGCTCTCCGCTCAGGCGGGCGATCTGGCAGGAGTGCTCAGCGTCCATGAGATGGGTGTATTCACGGCGGCCTGCCTGCGTGGGCAATTGAACCTTCCGGGGAACGCGGATTCACGTAAGGTCCTCAACTTCCGGGACAAGTACCTCCAGAAGAGCCTGCTGCCGCCGGAGGTGCGGCGCGCACGGTGCCGGTATCTGTCCGTGGGCACGCCCTACGAGGAGTCGGCCGCCGAGCTGGGCACCCCTTTCGTCGTCAAGCCGGCCACCGGGGCGGGCGCCCTGCGCACCAGTGTCGTCCGCTCGCCCGAGGAGTACACCCGGGCGCTTGAGCCGTTCTCCGGGCGCTCGGACGTCGAGGTCGTGGCCGAGTCGTTCGTCGACGCGCCCGAGGTCTACCTCGACGGCATCTGGCAGCACGGCGCGCTCCAGTGGTCGTCTCTGAGTAGCAATCACATCTCCCCGCTCAGCGCGGTACAGGGCGGCGTTCTGGCCGCGCATGTGCTCGACCGACAACGATGTCCGGACCTCTTCGAACAGGCGGAGGCCATGGCCCGCCGGGTGCTCGCCACCCTGGAGGCGCCCGACTGTGTCTTCCATATGGAGGCGTTCCATCAGCCCGACGGGCTGACGTTCGGCGAATGCGCCGTCCGGCTGCCGGGAGCCCTGTCGCCCCGGGTCAATCAACTGACCTACGGCGTCGACCTCCTCGACATCGAGATCGCCCTCGCCCTCGGGGAAGCGCCTGAGCCGCCGTACGGCCACCGGGCACCGGACCGCTTCCACGGATATCTGCT
This region includes:
- a CDS encoding HdeD family acid-resistance protein: MTDASSSSPRGPEYDDRHARAAGDVHAPKPHPGYMEPPFEGFLHRLSRTAWQVVLITGIASLVLGIVILAWPGPSLLVAGILFGIYLILSGALQLAAAFGTHRATSLRVLAFISGALSILLGLFCFRGRLESILLLALWIGIGWLIRGITHTLAAVHDPTMPARGWQTILGVVTFIAGIVLITSPFTSIAVLTLVAGWWLVVVGIVECVTALRLHGRAQRIPRTA
- a CDS encoding helix-turn-helix domain-containing protein; its protein translation is MARPASTAQLAAGHFLSPATVSYHLGVLHQAGLVARARSAVHRAPCGAVRASAVSRVDR
- a CDS encoding ATP-grasp domain-containing protein, with the protein product MTFRRVADMENVQEVLRSVLSAQAGDLAGVLSVHEMGVFTAACLRGQLNLPGNADSRKVLNFRDKYLQKSLLPPEVRRARCRYLSVGTPYEESAAELGTPFVVKPATGAGALRTSVVRSPEEYTRALEPFSGRSDVEVVAESFVDAPEVYLDGIWQHGALQWSSLSSNHISPLSAVQGGVLAAHVLDRQRCPDLFEQAEAMARRVLATLEAPDCVFHMEAFHQPDGLTFGECAVRLPGALSPRVNQLTYGVDLLDIEIALALGEAPEPPYGHRAPDRFHGYLLLRHPRDGTLTQQDFERAFSFDELHYPSAPDAPVGPYGRVGHAVVSDADESRLRCTIDEIACFNETGGARGDLSLA